One window of Quercus robur chromosome 12, dhQueRobu3.1, whole genome shotgun sequence genomic DNA carries:
- the LOC126708205 gene encoding uncharacterized protein LOC126708205, whose translation MGCQQAYSRVPQPVDALLSMKMGAGETLRNYADRYWELYNEIGRGNEKIAVSTFWMGLPEDSELLESLTRRPLEDIRQLMRRIEEYKWLEDDRLQNKGKALVTNHPRHIGFQPRPQKDLRIQEPGPQMGEVNVAFKEPVHRILVKVGYLKEFVTDPRNQESEQGAWPRGNPLPPPLGVIEVIHAASRGTQGSRRRGILAIASGGSCTGEQPSEKKLKYTQEPITFNDNDLEGIIQSHNDALVVTVRINGFIVKRVPIDQESGAEVMYPDLYKGLGLKKDDLSKYDTPLMGFDRWMVIPEG comes from the exons atggggtgtcaacaAGCCTACAGCCGAGTTCCACAACCCGTGGACGCGTTGCTTTCAATGAAAATGGGGGCTGGGGAAACCCTCCGCAACTACGCTGACCGATATTGGGAACTGTACAACGAGATTGGCAGAGGTAATGAAAAGATTGCAGTGAGTACTTTTTGGATGGGGTTGCCTGAGGATTCCGAACTACTAGAATCGTTGACGAGGAGGCCTCTCGAGGATATAAGGCAGTTGATGAGGCGTATCGAAGAGTATAAGTGGTTGGAAGATGATCGGTTACAAAATAAAGGCAAGGCCCTGGTCACAAATCATCCTCGACATATCGGCTTCCAACCTAGGCCCCAAAAGGATCTAAGGATTCAAGAACCGGGGCCACAGATGGGAGAGGTGAATGTGGCCTTCAAGGAACCGGTGCACAGGATT TTGGTGAAGGTGGGGTACCTAAAGGAATTTGTAACAGACCCGAGAAATCAAGAATCCGAACAGGGTGCATGGCCGCGAGGGAATCCTCTCCCACCCCCATTGGGAGTGATAGAAGTCATCCATGCAGCTTCGAGAGGCACCCAGGGGTCTAGAAGAAGGGGGATACTAGCCATAGCATCAGGGGGAAGTTGCACAGGTGAGCAACCCTCTGAGAAGAAGTTGAAGTATACTCAAGAGCCCATTACTTTTAACGACAATGATCTAGAAGGCATAATCCAATCGCACAACGATGCTTTGGTAGTTACAGTCCGGATAAATGGCTTTATAGTAAAGAGGGTACCGATAGATCAGGAGAGTGGAGCTGAGGTGATGTATCCTGACCTGTACAAGGGGCTTGGTTTGAAGAAGGATGACCTATCCAAGTATGATACACCCTTAATGGGGTTTGATCGTTGGATGGTGATCCCAGAAGGATAG
- the LOC126710030 gene encoding probable sarcosine oxidase yields MAVFGEEFDVIVVGAGVMGSSTAYQVSKRGHKVLLLEQFDFLHMRGSSHAESRTTIRSAYPEEYYYPMVMESYKLWEEAESHIGYKVYFKAQQFDMGSSEDKRLREVIATCQKYSVPHEILDRQQVSDKFSGSFDIPDNWVGVCSSDGGVIKATKAVSMFQTLALQNGTVLRDCMEVKDIRKDGVKGGVWVYTSNGEKFWGKKCVVTVGAWTTKLVKTVSGIDLPIQPLETMVCYWKIKEGHGDKYAIGGDFPTFSSYGEPHIFGTPSMEFPGLIKVAVHGGYPCDPDKRPWGPGMALGSLKQWVEERLSGLVDSGEPVATQLCMYSMTPDKNFVIDFLGGEFGKDVVVGGGFSGHGFKMSLVVGRILADLVLTGEAKGVELKHFRIGRFEENPKGNFKDILHH; encoded by the coding sequence ATGGCAGTTTTCGGCGAAGAATTTGATGTAATAGTGGTGGGAGCTGGCGTCATGGGCAGCTCAACCGCGTATCAAGTTTCGAAAAGAGGTCACAAAGTCCTCCTTCTCGAGCAGTTCGATTTCTTACATATGCGTGGCTCATCTCACGCCGAGTCTCGTACTACTATACGTTCTGCTTACCCAGAGGAATACTACTATCCCATGGTGATGGAGTCCTACAAACTCTGGGAAGAAGCCGAGTCCCACATTGGCTACAAGGTTTACTTCAAGGCTCAACAGTTCGACATGGGTTCGTCTGAAGATAAGCGTCTCCGTGAAGTCATAGCCACTTGTCAGAAATACTCTGTACCACATGAAATTCTTGACCGTCAACAAGTTTCTGACAAGTTTTCAGGTAGCTTCGATATTCCTGACAATTGGGTTGGAGTGTGTAGTAGTGATGGTGGTGTGATAAAAGCCACTAAAGCAGTGTCGATGTTTCAAACTCTGGCGCTTCAAAACGGTACTGTTCTTAGGGACTGCATGGAAGTGAAAGATATAAGAAAAGATGGTGTGAAAGGAGGTGTGTGGGTTTACACTAGCAATGGTGAAAAGTTTTGGGGTAAAAAATGTGTGGTGACAGTTGGGGCTTGGACTACAAAGTTAGTTAAAACGGTTAGTGGGATTGATTTGCCTATACAACCTTTGGAGACTATGGTGTGTTATTGGAAGATTAAGGAGGGACATGGGGATAAGTATGCAATTGGTGGTGATTTTCCAACCTTTTCATCCTATGGTGAGCCGCATATATTCGGAACGCCGTCTATGGAGTTTCCGGGATTGATTAAGGTTGCTGTGCATGGGGGATATCCATGTGATCCGGATAAGAGACCATGGGGGCCTGGAATGGCATTGGGGAGTTTGAAACAATGGGTGGAAGAAAGGCTATCAGGCTTGGTTGATTCAGGAGAGCCTGTGGCCACACAGTTGTGCATGTATTCGATGACCCCAGATAAGAATTTTGTGATCGATTTCTTGGGTGGAGAGTTTGGGAAGGATGTTGTAGTCGGAGGTGGGTTTTCAGGGCATGGTTTCAAGATGAGTCTAGTGGTGGGGAGAATACTCGCTGACCTTGTGCTCACTGGGGAGGCAAAAGGAGTTGAGCTAAAGCACTTCAGGATTGGAAGGTTTGAGGAGAATCCTAAAGGGAATTTCAAAGATATTTTACATCATTGA